The Candidatus Sulfotelmatobacter sp. genomic sequence TCCGAGCATGGACCCCACTCGTATCGTGCACGGGGTGATCACCGGCGTCGGCTTCCTCGGCGCCGGCAGCATCCTCCGCCAGGAGGGTTACGTGCACGGGCTCACCACCGCGGCCAGCATCTGGATGGTGGCGGCGATCGGCACCACGGTCGGTTGCCACGCCTACGGGCTCGCCGTGGTGGGAACGATCCTCGCGCTGATCGTGCTCGAAGTGTTCCGCTGGCTCGAGCGGTTCCTGTCGCAGGGCGACGAGGGGAATGGCTAGGCCGGCACCGTTCTGACGCGTGAAGCTGATCGTGCTCAAGTAACCGCCGCCCGCAAGAGCGAACGGGCCGGGCGATCGCCCGGCCCATTTGCTTTGGGCCCGCGCCGACTTGCCCGGCCGCGTGGCAGGAGTATGCTCTATCGAAGAACCCTGCCCCGCCTGGATGGCTGCGATGTCACGCCCATCGATTTTCTCCTGGACGGCGGCGGGGATTTTGTTTTTCGCCGCGACCCCGCTGTTGGCGGACGGCCTCGACTCGAGCGAGCCGAGCGCGATGCGCCGCGCCTCGGTCGAGATCGTGCCGAGCCCGGTCTCGGGCGAGACCACGTACGTCGGCTTCTCACCGAATTTCGCGGGCTCGAACTACTGGAGCATCGGGCCGGGGCACTTCCGTCCGGGCTCGTCCAATCCCAATGACTACGGCTACTGGGGCTGGGACAACGATGCGGTGCACAACAATCTTGCCACAGTGCACGGCGACTCGCTGTTCGGCTGGTGGCCGTACCGCGAGCTGCTGAACGACACCGGGGGCCTGACGCTCACCGACGATCAACGGCCGTGGTGGGCGCTGGACTACGGGAATGTCGCCAACTACGCGATCAACCAGGGCGCGGGGTCGAAGCGCACGACCGGCGTGGTCGGGGTGTGGCACCGGGATCCCGGGACCAATGGCTCGGACGGGGTGGGCTGGA encodes the following:
- a CDS encoding MgtC/SapB family protein; this encodes MLLSDSIAMLVSTLLGTLVGFERQMGRKPAGLRTHVLVCLGSTMFTLLTVHAAREFGGPSMDPTRIVHGVITGVGFLGAGSILRQEGYVHGLTTAASIWMVAAIGTTVGCHAYGLAVVGTILALIVLEVFRWLERFLSQGDEGNG